One genomic region from Jiangella sp. DSM 45060 encodes:
- a CDS encoding (2Fe-2S)-binding protein gives MTWIGEDDTAAVDVVVNGRPATMRVPARRTLADALRDDGLTGTHLGCEHGVCGACTVLLDGRPVRSCLTLAVQAEGAGVETVEGLADGPELHALQRAFHQNGGLQCGFCTPGFLMLALGLLRAEPQASPERIREVLTSNLCRCTGGGPIVRAVLAAQRELAGDVA, from the coding sequence ATGACCTGGATCGGGGAGGACGACACCGCTGCCGTCGACGTCGTCGTCAACGGCCGGCCGGCGACCATGCGGGTGCCGGCCAGGCGCACGCTCGCCGACGCGCTGCGCGACGACGGCCTCACCGGCACGCACCTGGGCTGCGAGCACGGTGTCTGCGGCGCCTGCACGGTGCTGCTGGACGGCCGGCCGGTCCGGTCCTGCCTGACGCTGGCCGTGCAGGCCGAGGGCGCCGGCGTCGAGACCGTCGAAGGGCTGGCCGACGGTCCCGAGCTGCACGCCCTGCAGCGCGCGTTCCACCAGAACGGCGGCCTGCAGTGCGGGTTCTGCACGCCCGGCTTCCTCATGCTCGCGCTGGGCCTGTTGCGCGCGGAGCCGCAGGCGTCGCCCGAGCGGATCCGTGAGGTCCTGACGTCCAACCTGTGCCGCTGCACCGGCGGCGGGCCGATCGTGCGGGCGGTCCTCGCCGCGCAGCGCGAGCTGGCCGGGGACGTGGCGTGA
- a CDS encoding SRPBCC family protein, which yields MEIENTFTVPVPVDEAWRVLLDVERVAPCMPGATLDAVDGDEFSGRVKAKVGPVSLSYKGRARIESADEESHTAVIAARGKDAHGNGTAAATVTMHLTDDAGAARVDLLTELDITGRPAQLGRGVMTDVANAIIGQFATALARQLAAAPPPSEPPGEHPGGWQPPGEPAPAGAATRAPAPALDPTVPEAIDVLGIAGRSVLRRMGAALARVVRRLFRRS from the coding sequence ATGGAGATCGAGAACACGTTCACCGTCCCGGTTCCGGTGGACGAGGCCTGGAGAGTGCTGCTCGACGTGGAGCGGGTGGCGCCGTGCATGCCGGGCGCCACGCTCGACGCGGTCGACGGCGACGAGTTCTCCGGCCGGGTCAAGGCGAAGGTCGGTCCGGTGAGCCTGTCGTACAAGGGGCGGGCCCGCATCGAGTCCGCCGACGAGGAGTCGCACACCGCCGTCATCGCCGCCCGCGGCAAGGACGCGCACGGCAACGGCACGGCCGCCGCGACCGTCACCATGCACCTGACCGACGACGCGGGCGCGGCGCGCGTCGACCTGCTCACCGAGCTCGACATCACCGGGCGGCCGGCCCAGCTCGGGCGCGGCGTGATGACCGACGTGGCGAACGCCATCATCGGGCAGTTCGCCACGGCCCTGGCGCGGCAGCTGGCGGCGGCCCCGCCACCGTCCGAGCCGCCCGGCGAACACCCCGGCGGGTGGCAGCCGCCGGGTGAGCCGGCGCCCGCGGGCGCCGCCACCCGGGCACCCGCCCCGGCACTCGACCCCACCGTCCCCGAGGCCATCGACGTGCTCGGGATCGCCGGCCGCTCGGTGCTGCGCCGTATGGGCGCGGCCCTGGCCCGTGTCGTGCGCCGGCTGTTCCGGCGCTCCTGA
- a CDS encoding xanthine dehydrogenase family protein molybdopterin-binding subunit: MTRVRGLVGADVERLADLPLLTGAARYVADVHRDGEVHARIVRSQVAHARIAGIDTADAAAMPGVLAVITADDLPDVRIPIRLPLADTPRARRVLQPPLARGVVRYVGEPIAVVVATDPYLAEDAAELVDVDLDELDVVADLATAADPGAPVLHPELGDNVVSSYPLRHGDVDAAFARADVVVRERLRMHRHTAVPMETRGAIAEADPATGRLTLWGGAKVKHAVRAALAEMLALDPAAIRIVEVNVGGGFGVRGEAYPEDYLVAFLALRLGRPVKWIEDRTEHFVATNHAREQEHELEIAATADGRLLAFRDRARCDQGAYARSQGTLPELLPALHLPGPYRWEAFELETTGVLTNRTPVGTYRGPGMTEAAFVRERLLDVLAGRLGLDPAELRRRNLIRDDDLPFTWSLGAGSAPVPPISYLSGAFRSSFETLLARAGYDELRREAAARSGDGVSAGVGVAAYVEVGAMGPFEDARIVPAADGSFVVHVGVASLGQGVETVLAQVAGDELGVPMDRLRVDHHDTDAVPMGFGAFASRSTPVAGNAVLLAARDLRAKAAKLLEAEPDDVEFRDGRAHGPGGVSCPLQDVGEGRARFDKPHPTFSFGAALSVVEVERDTGRVRVVRHVVAHDVGRAVNPALVRGQLAGAASQGIGAALLEELSYDERAQPMATTLGDYRLPSAGELPDIEVIVLEHPAPGNPLGAKGAGESGMVGTPAAVANAVADALGVPGARVTTLPLTADRVRALLREVT, translated from the coding sequence ATGACCCGAGTCCGCGGACTCGTCGGCGCCGACGTCGAACGGCTCGCCGACCTCCCGCTGCTCACCGGTGCGGCGCGCTACGTCGCCGACGTGCATCGTGACGGCGAGGTGCACGCCAGGATCGTGCGCAGCCAGGTGGCACACGCACGGATCGCCGGCATCGACACCGCCGACGCCGCGGCCATGCCCGGCGTGCTGGCGGTCATCACCGCCGACGACCTCCCCGACGTGCGCATCCCCATCCGGCTGCCGCTCGCCGACACGCCCCGGGCCAGACGGGTCCTCCAGCCGCCGCTGGCCCGGGGCGTCGTCCGGTACGTGGGCGAGCCGATCGCCGTCGTCGTCGCCACCGACCCCTACCTGGCCGAGGACGCCGCCGAGCTGGTCGACGTCGACCTCGACGAGCTCGACGTCGTCGCGGACCTCGCCACCGCGGCCGACCCGGGTGCGCCGGTGCTCCACCCCGAGCTCGGCGACAACGTCGTCAGCAGCTACCCGCTGCGCCACGGCGACGTCGACGCGGCGTTCGCCCGGGCCGACGTCGTCGTCCGCGAGCGGCTGCGGATGCACCGGCACACCGCCGTCCCGATGGAGACGCGCGGCGCCATCGCCGAGGCCGACCCCGCCACCGGCCGGCTCACGCTCTGGGGCGGCGCGAAGGTGAAGCACGCCGTGCGCGCGGCGCTGGCCGAGATGCTGGCGCTGGATCCGGCCGCCATCAGGATCGTGGAGGTGAACGTCGGCGGCGGCTTCGGCGTGCGCGGCGAGGCCTACCCGGAGGACTATCTCGTGGCGTTCCTGGCGCTGCGGCTGGGCCGTCCGGTCAAGTGGATCGAGGACCGCACCGAGCACTTCGTGGCCACCAACCACGCCCGCGAGCAGGAGCACGAGCTCGAGATCGCCGCGACGGCCGACGGCCGGCTGCTCGCCTTCCGCGACCGCGCCCGGTGCGACCAGGGCGCGTACGCGAGGTCGCAGGGCACGCTGCCGGAGCTGCTGCCGGCGCTGCACCTCCCGGGCCCGTACCGGTGGGAGGCGTTCGAGCTGGAGACCACGGGGGTGCTCACCAACCGCACGCCGGTCGGCACCTACCGCGGGCCGGGCATGACGGAGGCCGCGTTCGTCCGCGAGCGGCTGCTGGACGTGCTGGCCGGCCGGCTGGGACTCGACCCGGCCGAGCTGCGCCGGCGCAACCTCATCCGCGACGACGACCTGCCGTTCACCTGGTCGCTCGGCGCCGGCTCGGCGCCGGTCCCGCCGATCAGCTACCTGAGCGGCGCCTTCCGCTCGTCCTTCGAGACCCTGCTCGCGCGGGCCGGCTACGACGAGCTCCGCCGCGAGGCGGCGGCCAGGTCCGGCGACGGCGTCAGCGCCGGTGTCGGCGTCGCCGCTTACGTCGAGGTGGGCGCGATGGGCCCGTTCGAGGACGCGCGGATCGTCCCGGCCGCGGACGGGAGCTTCGTCGTCCACGTCGGGGTCGCCTCGCTGGGGCAGGGCGTCGAGACGGTGCTGGCGCAGGTCGCGGGCGACGAGCTCGGCGTGCCGATGGACCGCCTGCGGGTCGACCACCATGACACCGACGCCGTCCCCATGGGGTTCGGGGCGTTCGCCAGCCGGTCCACCCCCGTGGCCGGCAACGCGGTGCTGCTGGCCGCCCGCGACCTGCGCGCCAAGGCCGCGAAGCTGCTGGAGGCTGAGCCGGACGACGTGGAGTTCCGCGACGGGCGCGCCCACGGTCCCGGTGGCGTGTCGTGCCCGCTGCAGGACGTGGGGGAGGGCCGTGCTCGGTTCGACAAGCCGCACCCGACGTTCTCGTTCGGCGCCGCGCTCAGCGTGGTGGAGGTCGAGCGCGACACCGGGCGGGTGCGCGTCGTCCGGCACGTCGTCGCCCACGACGTCGGCCGCGCGGTGAACCCGGCGCTGGTCCGCGGCCAGCTGGCGGGCGCGGCGAGCCAGGGCATCGGCGCGGCGCTGCTGGAGGAGCTCAGCTACGACGAGCGGGCCCAGCCGATGGCCACGACGCTCGGCGACTACCGCCTCCCGTCGGCCGGTGAGCTGCCCGACATCGAGGTGATCGTCCTCGAGCACCCCGCGCCGGGCAACCCGCTGGGCGCCAAGGGCGCGGGGGAGTCCGGCATGGTCGGGACGCCGGCCGCGGTGGCGAACGCCGTCGCCGACGCGCTGGGCGTGCCCGGCGCCCGGGTGACCACGCTGCCGCTCACCGCCGACCGGGTCCGGGCGCTGTTGCGTGAGGTGACATGA
- a CDS encoding dihydroorotase family protein has translation MPTLDLLISGGTVVTSSGRRRADVAVRDGRVVAVGRLDADAARVVDAGGLLVLPGGVDSHVHLMDPGDIEREDFPTGTRAAAAAGTTTIVEHSHGAPVRTVADLDTKVSYLTGRSNVDYALAAHAWPGAAGSVAGLWRAGVAFFKVFTCTTHGIPGHGAAALRGHLRATADAGAVSLVHCEDESLTEDAEALLRADGRDDGGLLPEWRDRDAEVVAAVVTALLARRSGARLTIAHVSHPEVAEYLAGERRRGARIWAETCPQYLLLREDEVVEHATFRKFTPPARARSDADEAAMWRLLRDGVLTHVSSDHAPATRDQKTGSMWDVHFGLPGLDTTMPALLDAAARQHLAYEDVARLYAEVPARVYGLWPRKGAVAPGFDADLALVDPDVEWELRDASVLSKAGWTPYDGRRVTGRVIRTYLRGRLVAQDGRPADDRTGRFVPGLGRT, from the coding sequence GTGCCCACCCTCGACCTGCTGATCTCCGGCGGCACCGTCGTCACCTCCTCCGGTCGCCGCCGCGCCGACGTCGCCGTCCGCGACGGCCGCGTCGTCGCCGTCGGCCGGCTGGACGCCGACGCCGCGAGAGTGGTCGACGCCGGCGGCCTGCTCGTGCTGCCCGGCGGCGTCGACAGCCACGTGCACCTCATGGACCCCGGCGACATCGAGCGCGAGGACTTCCCCACCGGCACCCGCGCCGCCGCGGCGGCCGGCACCACGACGATCGTCGAGCACTCCCACGGCGCGCCGGTGCGTACCGTGGCCGACCTGGACACCAAGGTCTCGTACTTGACCGGCCGGTCCAACGTCGACTACGCGCTGGCCGCGCACGCGTGGCCGGGCGCGGCCGGCAGCGTCGCCGGACTGTGGCGGGCCGGTGTCGCCTTCTTCAAGGTGTTCACCTGCACCACTCACGGCATCCCCGGCCACGGCGCCGCGGCGCTGCGCGGGCACCTGCGCGCGACCGCCGACGCCGGCGCCGTGAGCCTCGTCCACTGCGAGGACGAGTCGCTCACCGAGGACGCGGAGGCGCTGCTGCGTGCCGACGGGCGCGACGACGGCGGCCTGCTGCCCGAGTGGCGCGACCGCGACGCCGAGGTGGTCGCCGCCGTCGTGACCGCCCTGCTGGCCCGGCGCAGCGGCGCGCGGCTCACCATCGCGCACGTCAGCCACCCGGAGGTGGCCGAGTACCTGGCCGGCGAGCGCCGCCGCGGCGCGCGCATCTGGGCCGAGACCTGCCCGCAGTACCTCCTGCTCCGTGAGGACGAGGTCGTCGAGCACGCGACGTTCCGCAAGTTCACCCCGCCGGCGCGGGCCCGCAGCGACGCCGACGAGGCCGCGATGTGGCGGCTGCTGCGCGACGGTGTGCTGACCCATGTGTCGTCCGACCACGCGCCGGCGACCCGGGACCAGAAGACCGGGAGCATGTGGGACGTCCACTTCGGCCTGCCCGGTCTCGACACCACCATGCCGGCGCTGCTGGACGCCGCCGCCCGGCAGCACCTCGCCTACGAGGACGTCGCGCGGCTCTACGCCGAGGTGCCGGCCCGGGTCTACGGTCTCTGGCCGCGCAAGGGCGCCGTCGCACCCGGCTTCGACGCCGACCTCGCCCTGGTCGACCCGGACGTCGAGTGGGAGCTGCGCGACGCGTCCGTGCTGTCCAAGGCCGGCTGGACCCCGTACGACGGCCGCCGGGTCACCGGCCGGGTGATCCGCACGTACCTGCGCGGACGCCTCGTCGCCCAGGACGGCCGGCCGGCCGACGACCGCACCGGCCGGTTCGTCCCGGGCCTGGGGCGGACGTAG
- a CDS encoding PadR family transcriptional regulator, translating into MSLRHALLATLTAQPMTGYELIKYFDGSIAYVWSAPHSQIYPELRRMERDGLIDADVVPRGDRAQKRVYSINDAGRAELRRWSGELIPYQSERDPYRLKAAHFEQAGYDAARRQLHEHIGHYARALQGWQHMLDDLDARRVSLLRERLSRRPEAEHEAIVAFRKFAFEGEVAKAQMEIDWARKGLALLDDLERRGAPLAGEDAD; encoded by the coding sequence ATGTCGCTGCGCCACGCGCTGCTCGCCACCCTCACCGCCCAGCCCATGACCGGGTACGAGCTGATCAAGTACTTCGACGGCAGCATCGCCTACGTGTGGAGCGCGCCGCACAGCCAGATCTACCCCGAGCTGCGGCGCATGGAGCGCGACGGCCTCATCGACGCCGACGTCGTGCCGCGCGGCGACCGCGCCCAGAAGCGGGTCTACTCGATCAACGACGCCGGCCGGGCCGAGCTGCGGCGGTGGTCCGGCGAGCTCATCCCGTACCAGTCCGAGCGCGACCCCTACCGCCTCAAGGCCGCGCATTTCGAGCAGGCCGGCTACGACGCCGCGCGGCGCCAGCTGCACGAGCACATCGGCCACTACGCGCGGGCGCTGCAGGGCTGGCAGCACATGCTCGACGACCTCGACGCCCGCCGCGTCTCGCTGCTGCGCGAGCGGCTCAGCCGGCGGCCCGAGGCCGAGCACGAGGCGATCGTCGCGTTCCGCAAGTTCGCCTTCGAGGGCGAGGTGGCGAAGGCCCAGATGGAGATCGACTGGGCGCGCAAGGGCCTGGCCCTCCTGGACGACCTCGAACGGCGCGGCGCACCGCTGGCCGGTGAGGACGCCGACTAG
- a CDS encoding mandelate racemase/muconate lactonizing enzyme family protein, with product MGSPDLIASVATRLLRIPLPRPWGPDVPRVHVIVVDVTTADGATGTGFSWTPTIGATAIRALIDDDCAAFVVGKPADPEPVWDGLWRHLHEAGSGGITTLALAGIDLALWDLRARHHNTALVDLLGRQRDSVEVYGSGVNLHYPLDQLVEQAGRWVAAGHRAVKIKVGRPDLGEDVERVAAVRDVIGPGRRLMVDANQRWDLPAARRAITALARFDLTWVEEPLLADATRAYTQLRGAVEVPIALGENAHTLHRFRDLLDAGACDIIQPNIVRVGGITPFLRITALARAHGATLAPHLLPELSGQLALTLPEPTLVEDVEDASFTALDCLTTPSPVTITSGHLTAHTRPGLGLTFRDGA from the coding sequence ATGGGCTCGCCTGACCTCATCGCCTCGGTGGCGACGCGGCTGCTGCGCATCCCGCTGCCCCGGCCGTGGGGGCCGGACGTGCCGCGGGTGCACGTCATCGTCGTCGACGTCACCACCGCGGACGGCGCCACCGGGACCGGGTTCTCCTGGACCCCCACCATCGGCGCCACCGCCATCCGGGCCCTGATCGATGACGACTGCGCGGCGTTCGTCGTCGGAAAGCCGGCCGACCCCGAACCCGTGTGGGACGGGTTGTGGCGGCACCTGCACGAGGCCGGCAGCGGCGGCATCACCACCCTCGCCCTCGCCGGCATCGACCTGGCGCTGTGGGACCTGCGCGCCCGCCACCACAACACCGCACTCGTCGACCTGCTCGGCCGGCAACGAGACTCCGTCGAGGTCTACGGCAGCGGCGTCAACCTGCACTACCCCCTCGACCAGCTGGTCGAGCAGGCCGGGCGGTGGGTCGCGGCCGGCCACCGAGCGGTCAAGATCAAGGTCGGCCGCCCGGACCTGGGCGAGGACGTCGAACGCGTCGCGGCGGTGCGGGACGTGATCGGGCCCGGGCGCCGGCTCATGGTCGACGCGAACCAGCGCTGGGACCTGCCCGCCGCGCGCCGCGCCATCACCGCCCTCGCCCGGTTCGACCTCACCTGGGTCGAGGAACCCCTCCTCGCCGACGCCACCCGCGCCTACACCCAGCTCCGCGGCGCCGTCGAGGTGCCGATCGCGCTCGGCGAGAACGCCCACACCCTGCACCGCTTCCGCGACCTGCTCGACGCCGGCGCCTGCGACATCATCCAACCCAACATCGTCCGCGTCGGCGGCATCACCCCGTTCCTGCGCATCACCGCACTCGCCCGCGCCCACGGCGCCACCCTCGCCCCCCACCTCCTCCCGGAACTGTCCGGCCAACTCGCGCTCACCCTGCCCGAACCGACCCTCGTCGAGGACGTCGAAGACGCCTCCTTCACCGCCCTCGACTGCCTCACCACACCCAGCCCCGTCACCATCACCAGCGGCCACCTCACCGCCCACACCCGACCCGGCCTCGGCCTCACCTTCCGGGACGGTGCGTGA
- a CDS encoding MBL fold metallo-hydrolase, which translates to MVCWPLPVIHETSERQAGFVPPNLSPRGLELIPQELADGVYALMANRVPKDNNGLVVGRDAALVIDAGITPGVGRYLQDVVAKLTDKPVRYLVNTTYHGDHSFGNASFGDDVTIVSSRLNKAAMTTMGLEEEKQLRLSSLYGDPHLDEVVSWRAPDLVFDRFCEIDLGGRVVHLWHFGPGNGSGDTIVHVPDADVAWVGNFLRHAGIPPMLLAGDPVGYGRSIRSLKATLRADTLVPGHGPLTEAADGISWHLSYLDRLATEVSRRHDAGETVDTMLAEYTLDDPLQLSEVVPSAGPEEADRFDALVRSNHELNVLLAYRWLTSAAAWAA; encoded by the coding sequence GTGGTCTGCTGGCCGTTGCCCGTCATCCACGAGACCAGCGAGCGTCAGGCGGGCTTCGTCCCGCCGAATCTCAGCCCGCGCGGACTCGAACTGATCCCCCAGGAGCTCGCCGACGGCGTGTACGCGCTCATGGCGAACCGCGTGCCCAAGGACAACAACGGGCTCGTCGTCGGCCGCGACGCCGCGCTGGTCATCGACGCCGGCATCACCCCCGGTGTCGGCCGCTACCTGCAGGACGTCGTCGCGAAGCTCACCGACAAGCCGGTCCGGTACCTGGTCAACACCACGTACCACGGCGACCACAGCTTCGGTAACGCGTCCTTCGGCGACGACGTCACGATCGTGTCGTCGCGGCTGAACAAGGCCGCCATGACCACCATGGGGCTGGAGGAGGAGAAGCAGCTGCGCCTCAGCAGCCTCTACGGCGACCCACACCTCGACGAGGTCGTGAGCTGGCGCGCACCCGACCTCGTGTTCGACCGGTTCTGCGAGATCGACCTCGGCGGGCGCGTCGTCCACCTGTGGCACTTCGGGCCCGGGAACGGCTCGGGCGACACCATCGTCCACGTCCCCGACGCCGATGTCGCCTGGGTCGGGAACTTCCTGCGCCACGCCGGCATCCCGCCCATGCTGCTGGCCGGCGACCCGGTCGGCTACGGGCGGTCCATCCGGTCGCTGAAGGCGACGCTGCGCGCCGACACGCTCGTCCCCGGCCACGGCCCGCTGACCGAGGCCGCCGACGGCATCAGCTGGCACCTCAGCTACCTGGACCGCCTCGCCACCGAGGTCTCGCGGCGCCACGACGCCGGCGAGACCGTCGACACGATGCTGGCCGAGTACACACTGGACGACCCGCTGCAGCTGTCCGAGGTCGTGCCGTCGGCCGGCCCGGAGGAGGCGGACCGCTTCGACGCGCTGGTCCGGTCGAACCACGAGCTCAACGTCCTGCTGGCGTACCGGTGGCTGACGTCGGCCGCCGCGTGGGCCGCCTGA
- a CDS encoding xanthine dehydrogenase family protein subunit M gives MKPPPFAYARAESLEHALTLLDDAGEDAKVLAGGQSLLPLLAYRLARPTHLVDIGRVPGLDTMRADGAGLVIGALVRHHELERSAVLTGPWQVLREAAGLIGHHPIRIRGTLGGSLAHADPAAELPVAATALDASFTVRSSGGDRVIPAAEFFAGPFMTVLEPAEIVVDGRFPAPPAGLRTAFAEFSPRAGDFAFVTAAVAVALDDGGRVRHARVVLGCVAARPLRASEAEDALLGSALTEQVIDAAAGAAAAGCDPADGPHASATFRRELVAVLVGRTLRRLREDHP, from the coding sequence GTGAAGCCGCCGCCGTTCGCCTACGCCCGCGCCGAGTCGCTCGAGCACGCGCTGACGCTGCTGGACGACGCCGGCGAGGACGCCAAGGTGCTCGCCGGCGGGCAGAGCCTGCTCCCGCTGCTCGCCTACCGCCTCGCCCGGCCGACTCACCTGGTCGACATCGGCCGCGTGCCCGGTCTGGACACCATGCGCGCCGACGGCGCCGGGCTCGTCATCGGCGCGCTGGTCCGCCACCACGAGCTGGAGCGCTCGGCCGTCCTGACCGGTCCGTGGCAGGTCCTGCGCGAGGCCGCCGGGCTCATCGGGCACCATCCGATCCGGATCCGCGGCACGCTGGGCGGCAGCCTGGCCCACGCCGACCCCGCGGCCGAGCTGCCGGTGGCCGCCACCGCCCTGGACGCGTCGTTCACGGTGCGCTCCAGCGGCGGCGACCGCGTCATCCCGGCCGCGGAGTTCTTCGCCGGCCCGTTCATGACCGTGCTGGAGCCGGCCGAGATCGTCGTCGACGGCCGGTTCCCGGCGCCGCCGGCGGGCCTGCGCACCGCGTTCGCCGAGTTCAGCCCGCGGGCCGGCGACTTCGCGTTCGTCACCGCCGCCGTGGCGGTCGCGCTGGACGACGGCGGCCGGGTCCGGCACGCACGGGTCGTCCTGGGCTGTGTCGCAGCACGCCCGCTGCGTGCGAGCGAGGCCGAGGACGCGCTGCTGGGCTCGGCGCTGACCGAGCAGGTCATCGACGCCGCCGCCGGTGCGGCGGCCGCGGGCTGCGACCCCGCCGACGGCCCGCACGCGAGCGCGACGTTCCGGCGCGAGCTGGTCGCCGTCCTGGTCGGGCGGACCCTGCGGCGACTGAGGGAGGACCACCCATGA
- a CDS encoding mandelate racemase/muconate lactonizing enzyme family protein, with translation MASGTTITDVTTTFLSIPLERPLVTAAFPIPAIDTALVQVRTADGHEGVAWSFAFGRGRVASLVRLIDDLGELAVGADAVATEALWARLSKAVEFAGRRGLAAAAISTIDTACWDITGQAAGLPVHRLLGGFRDRVETYASQGLWLDRGRDELAAEAQALAGQGFRAVKMRAGLPDPAEDVARVRAVREAIGPDVALMVDANQAWDLKQTLRMARDLAEFDLFWLEEPMPHGHIDDYAAAAPAIEMPLCTGESNYFADELLLLARRRAADYVMPDLMRMGGVTEWMKAARMCEVFGLRVTPHLFMEHSAHLAGAAPNVVWQEYQPWWQPILETPVQVVDGCIALGDEPGFGLRLSASAVAEYRL, from the coding sequence GTGGCGAGCGGCACCACGATCACCGACGTGACCACCACCTTCCTCTCCATCCCGCTGGAGCGGCCGTTGGTCACGGCGGCGTTCCCGATCCCGGCCATCGACACCGCACTCGTGCAGGTGCGCACCGCCGACGGCCATGAGGGCGTCGCCTGGAGCTTCGCCTTCGGGCGCGGGCGCGTCGCCAGCCTGGTCCGGCTCATCGACGATCTCGGCGAGCTGGCCGTCGGCGCCGACGCGGTGGCCACCGAGGCCCTGTGGGCGCGGCTGTCGAAGGCGGTGGAGTTCGCCGGCCGGCGTGGCCTCGCCGCGGCGGCGATCTCCACCATCGACACCGCCTGCTGGGACATCACCGGCCAGGCCGCGGGCCTCCCCGTACACCGGCTGCTCGGCGGGTTCCGCGACCGGGTCGAGACGTACGCGAGCCAGGGCCTGTGGCTGGACCGCGGCCGCGACGAGCTCGCCGCCGAGGCGCAGGCTCTGGCCGGTCAGGGCTTCCGGGCGGTCAAGATGCGCGCCGGGCTGCCGGACCCGGCCGAGGACGTCGCGCGCGTGCGGGCGGTGCGCGAGGCCATCGGGCCCGACGTCGCGCTGATGGTCGACGCCAACCAGGCGTGGGACCTCAAGCAGACCCTCCGCATGGCCCGCGACCTGGCCGAGTTCGACCTCTTCTGGCTGGAGGAGCCGATGCCGCACGGCCACATCGACGACTACGCGGCCGCGGCGCCGGCCATCGAGATGCCGCTGTGCACCGGTGAGTCGAACTACTTCGCCGACGAGCTGCTCCTCCTCGCCCGGCGACGAGCGGCGGACTACGTCATGCCCGACCTCATGCGCATGGGCGGGGTGACGGAGTGGATGAAGGCGGCCCGGATGTGCGAGGTGTTCGGGCTGCGCGTCACGCCGCACCTGTTCATGGAGCACTCCGCGCACCTGGCCGGCGCGGCGCCCAACGTGGTGTGGCAGGAGTACCAGCCCTGGTGGCAGCCGATCCTGGAGACGCCCGTGCAGGTGGTCGACGGCTGCATCGCGCTGGGCGACGAGCCCGGCTTCGGCCTGCGGCTGTCCGCGTCCGCCGTCGCCGAGTACCGGCTCTGA
- a CDS encoding asparaginase: MTRTVHVLSLGGTIAMTTRTDGRGVEPALDAADLVAGVPELAEVATIGAEEFRRLPGAQLRLTDLIALAGRVRELVAAGGDGVVVTQGTDTIEETAFALDLLSDTDRPVVVTGALRGPGQPGADGPANLLAAVRVAAGDEACGLGVVVAMNDEIHAARFVRKLHTSRPSAFASPSAGPIGWVAEDRVRIPLRPAARVVIGAPLGTQPPPVALVTIALGDDGRILRELPDLGFGGVVLAGFGAGHVPGRLVEDVTRLARRIPVVLASRCGAGEGFRTTYGFPGSERDLLSRGLLTAGALDPFKARILLSLALGAGWRTERIAAAFDQVA, from the coding sequence ATGACTCGGACGGTGCACGTGCTCTCGCTCGGCGGCACGATCGCGATGACGACCAGGACGGACGGGCGCGGCGTCGAGCCCGCCCTGGACGCGGCGGACCTCGTGGCGGGGGTGCCGGAACTGGCCGAGGTGGCGACCATCGGCGCCGAGGAGTTCCGGCGGCTGCCCGGCGCGCAGCTGCGGCTCACCGACCTGATCGCGCTCGCCGGCCGGGTGCGCGAGCTGGTCGCGGCCGGCGGCGACGGCGTCGTCGTGACCCAGGGCACCGACACCATCGAGGAGACGGCGTTCGCGCTCGACCTGCTCAGCGACACCGACCGGCCGGTCGTCGTCACCGGCGCCCTGCGCGGCCCCGGTCAGCCCGGCGCGGACGGTCCGGCCAACCTGCTCGCCGCCGTCCGGGTGGCGGCCGGTGACGAGGCGTGCGGGCTGGGCGTCGTCGTCGCCATGAACGACGAGATCCACGCCGCCCGGTTCGTCCGCAAGCTGCACACGTCGCGGCCGTCGGCGTTCGCGTCGCCGAGCGCCGGACCCATCGGCTGGGTCGCGGAGGACCGGGTGCGGATACCGCTGCGACCGGCCGCCCGGGTGGTGATCGGTGCGCCGCTGGGCACCCAGCCGCCGCCGGTCGCGCTCGTGACCATCGCGCTCGGCGACGACGGGCGGATCCTGCGGGAACTGCCCGACCTGGGGTTCGGCGGCGTCGTCCTGGCCGGGTTCGGCGCCGGTCACGTGCCCGGCCGGCTGGTCGAGGACGTCACCCGGCTGGCCCGGCGCATCCCGGTGGTGCTGGCCTCGCGCTGCGGCGCCGGCGAGGGGTTCCGCACGACGTACGGGTTCCCGGGGTCCGAGCGCGACCTGCTGTCCCGCGGGCTGCTCACCGCCGGCGCGCTCGACCCGTTCAAGGCACGGATCCTGCTGTCGCTCGCGCTGGGGGCCGGGTGGCGCACCGAGCGGATCGCCGCGGCCTTCGACCAGGTCGCGTGA